CACAAACTGGATCCTAAAAATGGCATCAGACTGAATCAAAGTCTCTCCTTTATTTTGTCAATCAACTGCAGCTGCGAATTTCCTTCTTCCCCAACCCCTCTCTcaacaggcacagagaggtggtGGCGGCGTTGCCTCTATCGCATCCAGCAGTCTCTAGTGGCCCTTGCAAATGTGAATCTCCCCAAAACCTGGACACTTTTATTGCTTCCTGCGGAAACAGGCAGACCTACCAGGTCTCAGGGAGAAATCTCCCAGCTCTGCTTTATGAATCAACATTACCGCTTGAGATCACCCTGGCCCATTGTCCTTTCCATTCACGTGCAAGGGAGTGGATGAGAGGAGGTAGTTTGGAAaattcctccccctccacacacacactttcctccCTTGCCCGGCATTTAGAACTATCGACACAAGGGAAGAAGGTGCTGGGGAGTCCTCTGCCCGTCTTGCAAAGCACAGTCACTTGCAAAGATTTAATCTTCTTGGCTGGAATGACCCATCGCCCAAAGAACTGAGGACGAGAGAGAGCCAGTGAGCAATCCATTTGGTGTGGGCGCCCGTTTCGAATCAAGAAGGGCTCGGGTGACCCTAACTCTAACTATCAGTCACATATGAAAGCCCGGATCCACCTAATAATGGCCAAATCCTATACATTTGTAATTCAGCGCTCAACACGACCCAGCGGGGCGGGATGGGCTCAGGATTGAGTGTATAATAATCGATCTGTGGCGATGCGACCGGTTAGTCTTCAAATATAAACATCAAATAGTTTAGAGGAGGttaaaatgtttgtgtgtgtacacatcaAACCACAATATAGTGTGTAAAACACCACTGTGTTTTGATTTGTACACACACATACCTGTATACATtcggtgtgtacacacacacagagaatatggGAGTACACATTGTCTGTGTACATACAATATATACAGACACCACGGTGTGCTGGTGTGCACATACACATATGCAACATTTTATCAGCCTCTAAAATATTGTCTGTGTGTGCTTTAAGCTTGTCCGTCTATATTACCAAGGGTTAATTACTATACATATAAACACACATTATAGATCAATAGATATAAACCTTTATCTACTGTTAAATATGGTATAATTTGGCTCAAAACCTGCCTCCTGATATCCCTAgatctattgttgtatgtaaataaccccccccctactgaaccatatcccctaagCCCTAAACCCACTGAACTAGATTCCACCATGCGAgtgtcatcctgtccccattacccggcccgcttacttatacccatgactgtctgtaacccactgtatgagcgatgtaccctcactccttccttactgcttcttgatctcacccaccgtacaccccgcattgggggaccttacagactgtatatgttatgtgctaaccaattcccaaataccagcgtccccctatactctgtatgttgcccccaatgaccaacaactgacgctctgaactctttgtatcatctttatttaaatattctctctgTTTTATGGCCTCTGGCCTATCACGCCTGCCCCTCAGCTCTTATCCGATTTTCGATCGAAGATCTCAGCCCCACTTTGCCGCCAGGGGAAGTTTGTGGTGTGCTGGAACTTCCCTTTTCATAGCTGGACCCCTCCCTCGCAGACCATGAAACTGTGAATTAGCCAGCTGGAGAGGGCATTATATACCAgctccccatccacacacccctctcACCTCCTGCCCGTCCTGCTTAACGTGTGGGTAGAACGGCTCTACATTTCCGTGGAAACAAAAATACCAGAGTTCTCCCTACTGATTTGCGAAGGGAAGCTCCCGCCTGACTGACCCGTTTCATGCAAACGGCTTTTTTTGTGATCATCCCCAAttttccccacttctccccccccccccattgcacAGCAAGCTGCAGTATGCACTAACTGGTCCCTTTCTGTCCTCTACGATCTTCACtatccgcccccacccccagccaaacAAAGAAGAATTTTGTGTTTGTGTTGGATGGCGGAGCTACACTCACAGGAAACTCCCTGAATGTACAAACCGGGGCTGAAATGTGGTGTTTTAACACAAGGGGACGTGAAGAATGGGACGGTTTTTTTCTTAGCAGGGCCATTACTTTGGTTATGTGTGTAGATTATTAAAGGCAAACCTCCCCATATCGATTTCTGCTTAAAAATAGGAGGGCTTCGGGTTAGGATGCGGGGTTTTGTACCGTTTTAAGTAACGGGTCAGCAAATTACATTTAAATCAGGCGAGAACAGTCCCAAATTCAAAACTACATTGGGTTattttcattccccccccccaacacagatACTCAGGAATGCAGCCCCTCCTCCGACGGGGTTGCTTTTAAATGTGGTCGATCGGACATAGAGCTTCACAACTTAATACAGAAAGAATAATAATTTATTGTATTATTACATGCTTCATACCGAACACTGAACAAAAAGCCGGGAAAGAATAAACACAACCTTTCATTGAAAGGAGGTTAAAGCTGGGACTTCCCTTCTCCCAAAAGTTTCCGAGGTAACTAGGCCCCCCAAATAAGTggcctctgacaaagagttcaAACTCCCTTATCAACCTCGATGGCGTTAGTCAAAGAGCGCGAGCAAGTTTCAGGTTTAGAAAGAAATGGGTTCTGATGGGACGATTTCTCCTTTTGGGTAAGCATGGATGGGTCAGGGTTACTAGGAGCCAGGCCATCACATGCCAAAGAAATCCTGGGATTTTAAGTTTGCCGTGAAGCCACGTTCCAGAATCATTAATTCTTTAAACATAAGTAAATAAATCAAACCGAATCCAGAAGTTTGGAAGAAAAAGATgagaaaagaggaaaagaagatgggtgagtgaaaaagaaaaaggaacgcATCTTCGCTtgttattaattataataattattattatcaaGGCTGTCATCATTCAGAACAATAAATATAGTAACTGGCAATTAACAAGCATTCTACTTCAGTTTAAACGATGAACCCTTACAGAGTCAATCCTGAACTCAAAGCAGTAACATTTCGTATTTTTAAAAGTAGGTTTGGCTGAAAACCTAGGAAAATTGCACTTTAAAGACAAAGGTAAAATCTCCTCAAATAATTCTGCATAAAGAGgctaaaataaatcaatataaaACTACACATAGATGCACCTATAGCTGCTAAAAGGTGATTTCTTAACAAGGAAGACAGCATTAAAATTACCTTGAAAAAGCAGCAtacctgtttttaaaatagtGCATCTATGAATGTATGTGTATGTTTTTAATGTTAGCACGCATATTTATATAAAGAAGCACATCTATTTTTCCGGGCTGTGTGCATATACAAATACATTATGCATATATACCATCTGCATCAAATGTACCTATAGGCACAGAGTCAAATCTGCCTCTCCCCATCTAATCCCGCAACACGCTTATGTACCGCTTGATATTTGTCTGCCTGGCAGCAGCGTGGCTGTTAAATGAAAGGGGGTTTTTTTTTATGAGTGTTTtacatgggggtgtgtgtgaaatgtTGGGGTTTTATGACATCACATGGCTAAAGTACCCAATCAGCTTCCAGGTTTGAGAAATTATTTGGTGGAGTGTTTCCTCTCATATACTGTACTCCGGGAGCTTGTCTTTAAGAGAGAAGCCCAGCAAAAGGTGGGAGCTGCACGGATTAGTGtggtgtccccccccccacaagattCCATTTTTCTTCCACCACCTCCACCTCTCTAGGTTTATTTTCTTAGCGGCTAACTGGCATAGCCCAGCGAAAGGGGGACCTGCTGGCTGGCTTCTTCtaggagagaggttatttttgaAGCGGAAGGTGGGGGGGAGTCTCGAAGGCGGCAAGATGTTTGGcttcattctttttctttctccctctctgccttTTTTGAttggggagcgggaaggggagAAATCTAGCCCCAGCGCAGGAGGAGGAACTGGGTATTTGGAAGATGTCACGAACCACTGACTGGAGCCTTTGAAAGGGGAATCCACAGCGGCGCAGCTTCCCCCCGACACACACCCCTCTTCTCCCCTTTTTTGTGGGCTGGAGTTTGCGATCGAGGAGCGGGAACGCAGATGCCCTTCTCCCCAATGACCCCTGGGGAAGAGGCCAAGTGAATTCTCCTTGCGGCATGTTCCTGACCTGCGAAGGGACCTTCGGAATGGTGCCAGCCACCGTGGGTTACAATGGGGAATTCCAGACCGGCTACCAAGAAATCGAAGGGATCAACCTGGGCTACTTACAGATCAATGGCACCCAGATGTTTGCTTTGGCGCAGGTCCTCAGCGACCTGTTTAAGGATATCCCCAGGACCACCATCAGCAAGAAGATGGAGACTCTAAAGATCAAGAGCCGCCGCTGCGATCTCAGGGAGCTCCGGACCCTCAAAGCCATCAACTCCGTGCCCACCGAGCGGTGAAATGCTCGCTCATTTCCAAGGCAGACCTGGAGGCGCTCTGCACCTCCTGCAAGAGCCTCAGcccgaggaggaggaagaggaagaggagagagcagctgctgctgccgggCCCCGCGGATCTGTTCGACTGCCCCCGGCAGCCGCTGAGGTCCTCGTGCGGAGCCGGCCCATACCGCACCCAGGAGCCGGGGAGCTGCGGCGAGCTGGCCCCCGCGCCCCATCACCCCCCGGGAGGGCTCTTCCAAAACTATGACAAAGCCACCCGAGGCCGGAAGGGCTACGGCCTGGGGGACCGCGGGGGGCTCTTCGCCGGCGTGTTGAGCGCCTACCCCAGGGACCTGCAGCTGCTCCACTCGGCAGCCCGCGGGGCGCACGGAGCCGGGCAGGCGCATCCTCAGCCGGAGCCCGGCCGGCCGAAGCGCTGCTCCAAAGGGCTGTTCCCCGAGGAGAAGGGCCAGGGGGCGGCCAGGAAAAGCCGCCTCTTCCCGGGCTGCAAGAGGCAGGGCACCTCGGCCGGCTACTCCAGCGACTCGGATTCCAGCCTGGACTTCGGGGGCTCCAGCCCTGCCACCTCCAGCGactcggaggaggaggaggaggaagaggagggggacaCGTCGTGCAGCAGCGAAGAAGGCAGCTCCTCAGAGTCGGAGAGCAGCTCCCTGTGCAGCGGGGACTCGGTGCAGAGCACCCGCTACAGGCAGGCGGCTCTGCCTAGGTTCCAGCAGCTGCACCACCCCCCCAGAGAGCCCAGCGGCGACGAGAGGCTCCCGGAGCTCCACAAAGCAGCCCTGCGCCCCgatcccaacctcctgctcctctcccagcagctctgggccaggACTCTGCGAGCGTCAACTTTGGAAAGTTTGAGGCCGCTTCCGGCCCTGGGAGCCggggtccagcagcagcaggagccggaGCTAGCGTGCGCAAAGCAGgagcctccctcctcccagccctcccagggctgcagctacCCTGGGGGGGACCCACAACAAAAGGCGGGAGACTGTGGGGCGACAAAGCCCTGCGCCCAAGGGGAGGATTTGCACAAAGATGCCTCGAACAATGCAGCCTCGTTAGGCCCCAGTGACCAAGCAAAGAGGCAGCTCGCTGCTTTAGCCGGGCGATCTGCTTCCCAAGAGCCAGCCTTGGGCTCAGCTTCTCCGCCCTCAGCTCAGGAATTCGCAGGAAGCCTCAGCCCGGCTCCCCAGAGGGTCTTAGGAGAGCCCAGAAGGGAGCATTTTGACAGGCTCATCAGGCAATCCAAGCTGTGGTGTTATGCAAAAGGGTTTAACGCGGATGGGAAAAGTTTGCGGCCCGGAGGGAGGACGGAGCCGTGCAAAGCGGCCGAGCTCCAATGCTCCGGCTCCAAAAGCGCACGGAGCCCAAGCCCCTTGTCAAACAAAGCTTTGAAAGGCAATGGCTCGGAAAGGAATTCCAAGCGCAGACGCCTTGCCAGAGGCGCTGAGGCAGAACGGCAACAAAACTCTGCTAAGGGGAGGCCACAAAAGACTCCGAGAAGGAATGCCCCAAAGGGAAAGACCCAATGCAAACGCCTGGCCTGCCCCGGGCCAGCACCAGGCAGGAATTCCTTCAGCCTCCTGGGCAACTTCCCCTGCACCCCTTCGCTAGTagtgggggaggatggggatcTGCGTCCCGCTGCCTCCCTGTGCGTAAAGAACTCCTGCGCGCTCTCCAAAACGCACCCGCTGTGGAGCTGGCAGGTGGGCGGCAGcgccctccctgtgccccccagccTCAAATTCCGGGGCTATGGCCTGGAGGGTTTCTAAACGAGGCCCGATGAATGTTCGCCAGCCAAGTTTACATGCAACAGTTGAGAGAGGGGGCGAGGGAGGTGGGAACCGGCTTATTCCCAAAGGCCCTAGGGATCTGAAGTGCCCAAATATTCAGGAAGGGCTGAGCACCCCAGCTTCACACCCACTCCGAGCGCCCTTTAAGGGGTCTGACTCCCCCAATCAAATGGACCCCGCAAATCACATTAGGAAACTTTGGCCACATATATCTACTGCTGGAAAtatggagaggggaaggaaagggattTCAACTCTGGTTGAGGCACTATTTCTTTTTGTGGGGGGGTCCAGCATTCAGGGGCTCTGTGCGAAAGTAAAACACCCGCCCCCAAACCAGGTCAGCGGGAGGAATACCTCACTCCCTCTACATTCGGTGGTTTATTCCAACCAGGGTCATATGGACTAGAATATTGAAGTATTCAAGTGgtgctgccctccctcccctctccaagTTATACGAGAACTGTCCCTCCCTTCCCATTCACCCCAAGTTAATTGTATATTGTCCCTTCCCACTTCCTCTGCGTTTGAGGGAGAATTTAATGCTGTCAGCCCAACACACATTAAACTGATCTCATCAAagctttctcttaaaaaaaaaagctgaagcaAGAAAGAATGGATCTAATTTCTCCTTTCCTTGATACATGCATTGGGTTAAAATAATAACAATCACATGCAGAGAGAAATAATGATCTCGCCTATGGAAGAAATACCCCCTCTTTTGCATTAATCAATCTCATACGAAAAATTGCAAGCagctatttaaaagaaataatctaCTTTATCtaccaaagagagaaaaaaatccgcCCCCCCAAATGAATAGGGAGTTCTgtttgcaaaaaataaaacaggcgAGTTTCAGAGGAAGTTATTGGAAACTGCTGCAtgtaaatgaaaaggaaaaacgGGTTGTTTGCTGGATACCCTAGGTCGGATAGCCTAAAGGTAGCAGGCCTGTAAAAGCTTTATTGGCGCAAGAAATAGGAGCCAGGAGCATTAGGAATAAAGTGCAGATGGACAATTTGATCTCTATTAACTTCCAAAGTGGAATGCAGAGAAGAATGTTGAGAGAAAGTTTTTCTTCTCTGTAAAGGAAATCATCTCTCAGTCTAACTCTTCTTACAAACCAGTATCTTTGGAACTGGCCCTTTCGACTCTTTCTGATTTGATTTCACCCTTCTCGGCCATCAAAGTTCAACTGGCTCTGAAGTCTGTTCTGTTTTGGAAATGTTAGACAAATAAAAGCGAgtgtgaggttttttgtttttctcccactcctttccagcagaaaatattttcaacaaaACGCGGATCTGACACCGTCTGAGACCATGGATTCCCTCAATTTCAACACATTGGTGTGAATGTTTGAATTCCCCCCCCCATAGTGTTATAATTGACTCCAGCAGACATCCTATACATGGGGTTTTACTtccaagagaaagaaagaaaaaaagaaagaaagaaagaaaagttgtgGATCATTATAGAATTATAATCAAAGCAAATAGTCAAACCTGGCCACCGGTGATTTAGACTTTTAATGTCATTCCATCGTTGGTGGAAAACATTATCCATTACAGGCCAAAAGTATTTTCTctccaatattttttttctgttaggcATACTGAATTATTTTGATGCTAAAAACATTCgtctgtgggttttttctttgctttgcatttttaattgattGGGTTTCTTTCTCCATTTTAACAAAATGCGTGGGATTTCTCCTGTGCCTGTGCAATAACTGTGGAAGGTTACAAAAATctgctgtctgtgtgtgtgagagaaatacCTGCTCTGTTGGaagtctctctcccttctgcagTTTGCTCTTTCTAGCAGACTAAATCCTTGTCTGCAGTGTACACAAGCGCACAAAAATGGAGTCTTTTATTCTTCGCATACAGACACTGCGCTGGTCGGTCGTCCTGGCTGCCCGAACAGGGGATTTGAAAAGCAAAGCCCgtgagagagggaaagaggcacACATCGAGAGAAATAATCTTGGTTCTTTTCCTTTGAATGTCTTAAGGGGAATGCGGTTCTCCAACGCCTCCTCCAATCTGCACATTTTGCTTCCGGACTCGTAGCTGCAAGATccaaagcagatttttaaaaatgtgttttccaggatttgtttggggggtttttttgggcggggggagaaaggggaaggaatTTGCAAACAGATTTGTGGCATTTGTTAATTACAAACCATTGTTGTTTATGCAAGAGCTTGGGATAACGTCAACAAAGACGCACACacaaagagagggagggagggagagattgaAATATTCCAAAAGTCTGCAAGAGGGGTGCATGGCTGCTGGGAATCTCAGGCTCCATTCCGAACGTGTTAGCTAGTTTTTCTTTAATTATATGCCTGGTCCTGAAGCCCTTGGACATGCAGATCTCCCAGTGAagtgaaaatgagagagaatttGTCTTTTTTAACCTGGATAAACTGAGCAGAAAAGAGACACTTTGGCTATCAATGTTgctaaaacaacaaacaacagtaACACAAATAACTCAGGAATATTCTCTAAGGGATATAATCACCTCAAAAGGTGTGtggatatatatgtgtgtgtttgtgcctgTGTACATATGAAACACACAGATTGCATACACGCACTATTGtctatgcacacacatacatacattatATAATGTGATGGAGGCTGTGAATACAATATACCTCAAAACTTCCTCTCTTCCCCACAACATGCTCTCCTTGTATACTTAAGCAACAGACACCTTGTTCTGTGCTAAAGAAATACGTTTTCCCCTACTCTTTCTTTACGTGTTGCAAAGAAATTGATCCCAGCCAGAAACGCCAAATAATCTGCATAGCAATTCTCCATTTTCTTTCccaaaaggtttgtttttttttaaaggcttgttGCAAtgcaatacaaaaaataaaaaggaaaagccaGCCGTTATTTGATATCGtgtggttttaaaataaacacacaaataaaGAAGCAATTTAGTAATAAGATCATCATAATAAAAAGAGTCGATGGTGCTTTATCGAAAAGAAGCAAAACCTCCTGTCTAAAAGTCACGACCGCAAAAGGCCTGGGACGATTGGAATGTTGAGAAGTGTATTTGTATTTTGGAACAACAAATAATCAGTTTGCACCACTGGAGTCCTTAAAGGGTTAAGCTATACAAGGCTCCTTTATAATAAATTGTATAACGTGGCTTTGTTTCCAAAATGTGTGCAAAAGGAGGAAGAACCGATTTTTTgttattccattttgttttcctAAAAGCGTTGGAACAGATAGCAGGAAAATCAATGGCaatatcttctttaaaaaaaacccacaacttttATAAATGGCTggctgcttttgttttgttttattttgttttgttttgtttacaaaaaCGCCTTAGTTTTAGACTCAGGAAAATCTCAGCGTGGATATGGTGGGTTGCTGCGTGATTTAAGGGTTTATTTTGGGGAGGATGGGGGCTTACTGGGTTTTCAAAGGTTGGGCCCTTTGCTCTACCTCTGCATAATTGGATATGCAGTTTGGGAGCAGAGCACAGAACAAGCTCTCGGTTTTCATTTAAATCACTTGAACTCCGCTGGAATGGAGGTGGGTTAAATTAGACTTGACCTGCTTTGCTGATCAATCCAAAAaagaggagggagtggggggagttcTGCACACAGGATTTAAAGGCACAGCTCTCCGTTTTtcctgcaaaggggaaaaaaaaacaccaccaactTGTCAATAATAACACACT
This is a stretch of genomic DNA from Gopherus evgoodei ecotype Sinaloan lineage chromosome 23, rGopEvg1_v1.p, whole genome shotgun sequence. It encodes these proteins:
- the EPOP gene encoding LOW QUALITY PROTEIN: elongin BC and Polycomb repressive complex 2-associated protein (The sequence of the model RefSeq protein was modified relative to this genomic sequence to represent the inferred CDS: inserted 1 base in 1 codon) translates to MFLTCEGTFGMVPATVGYNGEFQTGYQEIEGINLGYLQINGTQMFALAQVLSDLFKDIPRTTISKKMETLKIKSRRCDLRELRTLKAINSVPXRAVKCSLISKADLEALCTSCKSLSPRRRKRKRREQLLLPGPADLFDCPRQPLRSSCGAGPYRTQEPGSCGELAPAPHHPPGGLFQNYDKATRGRKGYGLGDRGGLFAGVLSAYPRDLQLLHSAARGAHGAGQAHPQPEPGRPKRCSKGLFPEEKGQGAARKSRLFPGCKRQGTSAGYSSDSDSSLDFGGSSPATSSDSEEEEEEEEGDTSCSSEEGSSSESESSSLCSGDSVQSTRYRQAALPRFQQLHHPPREPSGDERLPELHKAALRPDPNLLLLSQQLWARTLRASTLESLRPLPALGAGVQQQQEPELACAKQEPPSSQPSQGCSYPGGDPQQKAGDCGATKPCAQGEDLHKDASNNAASLGPSDQAKRQLAALAGRSASQEPALGSASPPSAQEFAGSLSPAPQRVLGEPRREHFDRLIRQSKLWCYAKGFNADGKSLRPGGRTEPCKAAELQCSGSKSARSPSPLSNKALKGNGSERNSKRRRLARGAEAERQQNSAKGRPQKTPRRNAPKGKTQCKRLACPGPAPGRNSFSLLGNFPCTPSLVVGEDGDLRPAASLCVKNSCALSKTHPLWSWQVGGSALPVPPSLKFRGYGLEGF